The following coding sequences lie in one Capsicum annuum cultivar UCD-10X-F1 chromosome 5, UCD10Xv1.1, whole genome shotgun sequence genomic window:
- the LOC107871427 gene encoding polyvinylalcohol dehydrogenase, with product MAIILHLCSNNMILFILWVFFMLSICVNSNPNWINHGGDLYNQRNAYGEKKIRPMSASKLRLKWEFKAGKDITATPAIYGGILYFPSWNGNIYAVRADDGVLVWKKSMEELTGISGTFNASSSPNVTSIVARATPSVVSDRDMVIVGVYGPSLALALKRSNGDLIWKTKLDDHPLSVVTMSGTYYKGAFYVGTSSLEEGVEINECCYFRGSFLKLDVKTGKILWKTFMLPENGGKRGGYSGAAVWGSSPSIDSRRNHVYIATGNLYSVPKHIEECQEEQNQQNHTRPTQPDPCIEPENHSDSILALDLDSGEIEWYKQLGGYDVWFVACANSTNPNCPIGPSPDYDFGEAPMMLTVVANGRKKVDIVAAVQKSGIAWALKRDNGKLFWTTEAGPGGTGGGGIWGSATDKKRVYTGIANSGNLNYTLYPLKNVTTGGGWVAMDAKTGKILWTTAVPNNGRSNPVTIANGVMLAGSTSPRGPIYAIEAKTGKILWSNETGATVAGGMSVSNGCFYVGHGYRSGIGVFNPNNTAGTSLFAYCVC from the exons TGGATAAACCATGGTGGTGATTTGTACAATCAAAGAAATGCGTATGGTGAAAAGAAAATTAGGCCTATGAGTGCTTCAAAGCTGAGGTTAAAATGGGAATTCAAAGCCGGAAAAGATATAACGGCGACTCCAGCAATCTACGGTGGAATATTATATTTTCCTAGTTGGAATGGAAATATATATGCAGTTAGAGCTGACGATGGAGTTTTAGTATGGAAAAAAAGTATGGAAGAATTGACTGGAATTAGCGGGACATTTAATGCATCGTCATCACCTAATGTGACAAGTATAGTGGCAAGAGCAACACCGAGCGttgtgagtgatagggatatGGTGATTGTTGGTGTATATGGACCAAGTTTGGCTCTTGCATTGAAAAGAAGTAATGGTGATCTTATTTGGAAAACAAAATTGGATGATCATCCTCTTAGTGTTGTTACTATGTCTGGGACATACTACAAGGG AGCTTTTTACGTGGGAACCTCGTCGCTAGAAGAAGGTGTTGAAATCAACGAATGTTGTTATTTTCGCGGTAGCTTCCTCAAGTTAGATGTTAAAACTGGAAAAATCCTATGGAAAACCTTCATGCTGCCGGAGAATGGCGGTAAAAGAGGCGGTTATTCTGGCGCCGCGGTATGGGGAAGCAGCCCTTCCATCGATTCGCGGAGAAACCATGTCTATATCGCCACTGGAAACCTATATTCCGTCCCTAAACACATCGAGGAATGTCAGGAGGAGCAGAATCAACAGAACCATACGCGTCCGACCCAACCCGACCCATGTATCGAGCCTGAGAACCACTCAGACTCGATACTGGCGTTGGATTTGGATTCAGGAGAGATAGAATGGTACAAACAGCTTGGAGGATACGATGTGTGGTTCGTTGCATGTGCAAATTCAACAAACCCTAATTGCCCGATTGGCCCGAGTCCAGATTATGATTTCGGAGAAGCTCCGATGATGCTTACCGTGGTTGCTAATGGAAGGAAGAAGGTAGACATCGTAGCCGCTGTGCAGAAGAGTGGAATAGCATGGGCATTGAAGCGTGATAATGGCAAACTCTTCTGGACTACT GAAGCTGGTCCCGGAGGCACGGGAGGAGGAGGTATATGGGGATCAGCCACAGACAAAAAGAGGGTATACACTGGCATTGCCAACAGTGGCAACTTAAACTACACACTGTACCCATTGAAGAACGTGACAACAGGTGGAGGCTGGGTGGCAATGGATGCTAAAACTGGCAAAATCCTATGGACAACGGCAGTACCAAACAACGGTAGGTCAAACCCTGTAACTATAGCCAATGGTGTAATGTTAGCTGGTTCGACAAGTCCTAGAGGTCCTATATACGCCATTGAGGCAAAAACTGGGAAGATATTGTGGTCGAACGAGACTGGTGCAACTGTGGCCGGAGGTATGTCAGTGAGCAATGGGTGCTTTTACGTTGGCCATGGTTATAGATCTGGTATCGGAGTCTTTAATCCCAACAATACTGCTGGAACTTCACTCTTTGCTTACTGTGTATGCTGA
- the LOC107871428 gene encoding 60S ribosomal protein L38, translating into MPKQIHEIKDFLLTARRKDARTVKIKKNKDMVKFKVRCSKYLYTLCVSDFEKADKLKQSLPPGLSVQDL; encoded by the exons ATG CCGAAGCAAATCCACGAGATCAAGGATTTCCTTCTGACAGCCAGAAGGAAGGATGCCCGAACTGTCAAGATCAAGAAGAACAAGGATATGGTCAAGTTCAAGGTTCGTTGCTCCAAGTACCTTTACACACTGTGTGTGTCCGACTTTGAGAAGGCCGACAAGTTGAAGCAATCACTTCCTCCAG GTTTGAGCGTGCAAGACCTGTGA